From a single Brassica rapa cultivar Chiifu-401-42 chromosome A01, CAAS_Brap_v3.01, whole genome shotgun sequence genomic region:
- the LOC108868786 gene encoding cysteine proteinase inhibitor 4: MKCLICLSLILLPLISVVEGNLGGWTPIKDLSDPNIQAVAKYAVDEHNKQITGNLVFVKILKGKEQVVAGKTYSLTIAAKNGGAGTKNYEAVVVETMRSHHFGLQSFKAL, from the coding sequence atgaAGTGTTTGATCTGTCTCTCTCTTATCCTCCTCCCTCTCATCTCCGTCGTGGAAGGTAATCTTGGTGGCTGGACGCCGATCAAGGATTTATCTGATCCCAACATCCAAGCGGTAGCCAAGTATGCGGTCGATGAGCATAACAAGCAAATTACGGGGAATCTTGTGTTCGTGAAGATCCTCAAGGGAAAGGAGCAAGTGGTTGCCGGGAAGACGTACAGTCTCACCATCGCGGCAAAGAATGGAGGTGCTGGGACAAAGAACTACGAGGCTGTCGTGGTTGAAACGATGAGGAGTCATCACTTCGGCCTGCAGTCATTCAAGGCCTTATAG